From Acidobacteriaceae bacterium, the proteins below share one genomic window:
- a CDS encoding trypsin-like peptidase domain-containing protein yields MKLRPVLVVLVILTGFYLLTTRLMPVGALAGWVHGSHPGDGTSTTAISGPMGTFGLTQADAAPAFDAEEQQNIAVYKKALPSVVNITSTEVAYDFFYRPVPQQGQGSGFILNKDGNILTNNHVIDNAQLVEVTLWNKKKYKASVIGVDKNHDLALLKINGAPDLQPATLASGNSLMVGQRVYAIGNPFGFSGTMTRGIISAIRSVQMPSGNKIEDAIQTDASVNPGNSGGPLLNSRGEVIGITTMIATNPNGNADQSAGIGFAIPIATAKAVLDDFAKYGRARRPSLDIVTLPIGPDIAEQIGLPADYGILIERVLPGGASEQAGLRGGTQRAYMGNTPIMLGGDLIVAFDGQPITNAQDLSNALNSKHAGDNITLTVFRGRQRIAVHVTLSEAKQVIGGGQRV; encoded by the coding sequence ATGAAGCTGCGTCCTGTTCTGGTTGTTCTGGTAATTCTGACTGGTTTTTATCTGCTGACCACGCGTCTGATGCCCGTGGGAGCGCTGGCGGGCTGGGTTCACGGTAGCCATCCCGGCGATGGAACGTCGACGACGGCGATCTCCGGGCCGATGGGCACGTTTGGCCTGACGCAGGCGGATGCCGCTCCGGCGTTCGACGCAGAAGAGCAGCAGAACATTGCGGTCTACAAGAAAGCGCTGCCGAGCGTGGTGAACATTACCTCGACGGAGGTGGCGTATGACTTCTTCTATCGCCCGGTGCCGCAGCAGGGCCAGGGGTCGGGCTTCATCCTGAACAAGGATGGCAACATCCTGACGAACAACCACGTCATCGACAACGCGCAGCTTGTCGAGGTGACGCTGTGGAACAAGAAGAAGTACAAGGCGAGCGTGATTGGCGTGGACAAGAACCACGATCTTGCTTTGCTGAAGATCAACGGCGCTCCTGATCTGCAGCCTGCGACGCTGGCCTCTGGCAACAGCCTGATGGTTGGCCAGCGGGTGTATGCGATTGGCAATCCGTTTGGCTTTTCGGGCACGATGACGCGCGGCATCATCTCGGCGATTCGTTCGGTGCAGATGCCTAGTGGCAACAAGATTGAGGACGCGATCCAGACGGATGCGAGCGTGAATCCGGGTAACTCCGGCGGGCCGTTGTTGAACTCGCGCGGCGAGGTCATCGGCATCACGACGATGATTGCGACGAACCCCAACGGCAATGCGGATCAGTCGGCAGGCATTGGCTTTGCGATTCCGATTGCGACGGCGAAGGCGGTGCTGGATGACTTTGCGAAGTATGGCCGGGCGCGACGTCCGTCGCTGGACATTGTGACGCTGCCGATCGGACCCGATATCGCCGAGCAGATTGGTCTGCCGGCGGATTACGGCATCCTGATCGAGCGCGTTCTGCCGGGCGGAGCGTCTGAGCAGGCAGGGCTTCGCGGCGGCACGCAGCGCGCGTACATGGGCAACACGCCGATCATGCTGGGCGGCGACCTGATCGTGGCCTTTGACGGCCAGCCGATCACGAACGCGCAGGACCTTTCGAACGCGTTGAACAGCAAGCACGCAGGCGACAACATTACGCTGACGGTCTTCCGTGGGCGCCAGCGGATTGCGGTGCATGTGACTCTGTCGGAGGCCAAGCAGGTGATTGGCGGAGGGCAGAGGGTTTAG
- a CDS encoding TIGR00266 family protein, with the protein MQSRIIGTTMPVLEVLLQPGESVISEAGELSWMSQTIAMSTHTQLAGGGGIFGAIKRIAGGGTLFMTEYTPQGYPGEVAFATKVPGHILPVEIAPGQEMMIHRHGFLCATSQIELGVGFQQSLGAGIFGGDGFLLQKVSGHGTAWLELAGEVVVKDLQPGEVLRVHPGHVGAFQSSVGFNITRVQGIRNMFFGGDGIFLAALTGPGRVWLQTLPLVNLAHALEPYLSHDDNSRNLRGMGTAAVIGGIAGSLFDNNR; encoded by the coding sequence ATGCAATCGCGAATCATCGGCACCACCATGCCTGTCCTTGAAGTGCTTCTGCAGCCCGGCGAGAGCGTCATCTCTGAAGCCGGCGAGCTGAGCTGGATGTCCCAGACCATCGCCATGAGCACGCACACGCAGCTCGCCGGTGGTGGCGGCATCTTCGGTGCCATCAAGCGCATCGCAGGCGGCGGCACGCTCTTCATGACCGAGTACACCCCGCAGGGCTACCCCGGCGAAGTCGCCTTCGCCACCAAGGTCCCCGGCCACATTCTCCCCGTCGAAATCGCCCCCGGGCAGGAGATGATGATCCATCGCCACGGCTTCCTCTGCGCCACCTCGCAGATCGAGCTCGGCGTCGGCTTTCAGCAGTCACTCGGCGCGGGCATCTTCGGCGGCGACGGCTTTCTGCTGCAGAAGGTCTCCGGCCACGGCACCGCCTGGCTCGAACTCGCAGGCGAGGTCGTCGTCAAAGACCTGCAACCCGGCGAAGTGCTCCGCGTCCATCCCGGCCATGTCGGCGCCTTCCAAAGCTCGGTCGGCTTCAACATCACGCGTGTCCAGGGTATTCGCAACATGTTCTTCGGCGGCGACGGCATCTTCCTCGCCGCGCTCACCGGCCCAGGCCGAGTCTGGCTGCAAACGCTTCCGCTCGTCAACCTCGCCCACGCCCTCGAGCCTTACCTTTCCCACGACGACAACAGCCGCAACCTCCGTGGCATGGGCACCGCCGCCGTTATCGGAGGAATCGCAGGCTCGCTCTTCGACAACAACCGGTAG
- a CDS encoding S41 family peptidase — protein MPSKKLWLRTSGLRRLATAVLTLSCIAAAQQPAQKVDAYEADRARMMLHQIYANLQHNYYDPTFHGVDLAGNMARTEKLLTNVHNPDEAYFLLATFVSTLNDSHTTFIPPDRIDKMDRGFAMDVIGEAVFVTDTRPGSDASTKLHPGDRIVSINGISARRKSYDLLTYTFDTLIHTPELKIEVADTNGKHRTEVVKAQFKQGVAFRNFDDAGGVNNWKDRIDAQNYAHWQRHQYIVYDNAVLWHMPSFETSDDVINTVFAKAHKAGTLVIDLRGNGGGDVEILKTMVQHLFDHPVEMYTEVGRKSTKKRFSPTGHFGRYDGKLIVLIDAQSASASEAFARIIQLEHRGTVIGDRSAGELMESKYFEGKVGDSIFVSFGTHITVDNIIMSDGHSIENAGVFPDELALPSAADIADGKDPVLAKALTEAGVKIDPAQAGKLIAFEWPPF, from the coding sequence ATGCCCTCAAAGAAACTTTGGCTACGAACCTCAGGCCTGCGCCGCCTTGCCACGGCCGTGCTCACCCTCTCCTGCATAGCCGCAGCGCAGCAGCCCGCCCAGAAAGTCGACGCCTACGAGGCCGACCGCGCTCGCATGATGCTCCACCAGATCTACGCCAACCTGCAGCACAACTACTATGACCCGACCTTCCACGGCGTCGATCTGGCCGGAAACATGGCCCGCACGGAAAAGCTGCTGACCAACGTACATAACCCGGACGAAGCCTACTTCCTGCTTGCAACCTTCGTCTCCACGCTGAACGACTCGCACACCACCTTCATCCCTCCGGACAGAATCGACAAGATGGACCGAGGCTTTGCGATGGACGTCATCGGCGAAGCGGTCTTCGTTACAGACACGCGACCGGGTTCAGATGCGTCCACAAAGCTGCATCCCGGCGACCGCATCGTAAGCATCAACGGAATTTCTGCCCGCCGTAAGAGCTACGACCTGCTCACCTACACCTTCGACACACTCATCCATACACCCGAGTTGAAGATCGAGGTCGCGGACACAAACGGCAAACATCGCACCGAAGTAGTGAAGGCCCAATTCAAGCAGGGCGTAGCCTTTCGAAACTTCGACGACGCAGGTGGCGTGAACAACTGGAAAGATCGGATCGACGCGCAGAACTACGCCCACTGGCAGAGACACCAGTACATCGTTTACGACAACGCCGTGCTTTGGCACATGCCAAGCTTTGAAACGTCCGATGACGTCATCAATACCGTCTTCGCCAAAGCGCATAAAGCTGGCACGCTCGTCATCGATCTACGCGGCAATGGCGGCGGAGACGTTGAAATTCTGAAAACGATGGTGCAGCACCTCTTCGACCATCCCGTTGAGATGTACACCGAAGTCGGCCGTAAATCGACCAAAAAGAGGTTTTCCCCGACCGGGCACTTCGGCCGTTACGACGGAAAACTCATCGTCCTCATCGATGCCCAGTCCGCTTCCGCATCAGAGGCCTTCGCACGCATCATCCAGCTCGAACATCGGGGCACCGTCATCGGCGACCGCAGCGCCGGGGAGCTGATGGAGTCCAAGTACTTCGAGGGCAAAGTAGGCGACTCCATCTTCGTCAGCTTCGGCACCCACATCACAGTCGACAACATCATCATGTCCGACGGCCACTCGATAGAAAATGCTGGCGTCTTCCCGGACGAACTCGCTCTTCCTTCTGCCGCCGACATTGCCGACGGCAAAGACCCCGTACTCGCCAAAGCCCTTACCGAAGCAGGCGTCAAGATCGACCCAGCCCAGGCCGGAAAACTGATCGCCTTCGAGTGGCCGCCGTTCTAG
- a CDS encoding cytochrome c produces the protein MATRKKSSGSGFGKFLLGFLCAAVIAAGGAWWYLHRGKPITYLPLSEEAPAAVAPVRPVAKKAVPHQAVAPSFESLGKVSPDESAAGPVKTIPAPPFAASEDAFEAGAVTYRKRCAGCHGAPGHDAPNGLALPTPAKQFFRAGGLGAKSAGAIYVAIRDGNHKAGMPAYSGVLPDSSMWDVALLLKAANQPLPDPVVSKLGK, from the coding sequence ATGGCGACGCGTAAAAAGAGTTCCGGTTCCGGCTTTGGCAAGTTCTTGCTTGGGTTTCTGTGCGCGGCGGTGATCGCTGCTGGCGGTGCGTGGTGGTATCTGCACCGGGGCAAGCCGATTACCTATCTGCCTTTGAGTGAAGAGGCGCCTGCTGCGGTGGCTCCGGTGAGGCCTGTGGCGAAGAAGGCTGTGCCGCATCAGGCCGTTGCGCCGTCGTTTGAGTCGCTGGGGAAGGTGTCACCGGACGAGTCTGCGGCGGGGCCGGTGAAGACGATTCCTGCACCACCGTTTGCGGCGAGTGAGGATGCGTTTGAGGCTGGAGCGGTGACGTATCGCAAGCGCTGTGCGGGTTGCCACGGAGCGCCCGGGCATGATGCTCCCAATGGGCTTGCTCTGCCGACACCCGCGAAGCAGTTCTTCCGCGCCGGTGGGCTGGGTGCGAAGTCTGCAGGGGCGATCTATGTGGCGATTCGCGATGGCAATCACAAGGCCGGGATGCCGGCGTACAGCGGCGTTCTTCCTGATTCGTCGATGTGGGACGTAGCGTTGTTGTTGAAGGCAGCAAATCAACCTTTGCCTGATCCGGTGGTCTCGAAGCTTGGCAAATAG
- the pyrH gene encoding UMP kinase: MFKRVLLKISGEALAAGRGFGVDAVFIHQVAAEIADVARSGCQVGVVVGGGNFFRGVAEQAVGMDRVAADHMGMLSTVINAIALQDAIEKAGLPTRVMSAIEMHEVAEPYIRRRAIRHLEKGRVVIFAAGTGNPYFSTDTAASLRAMEIGADVLLKATSVDGIYSADPKKDPDATKFETISYMDIIKLGLKVMDTSAVSMCKDNGMPMIIFSMRETGNILRVVNEEKLGTLVTAE; encoded by the coding sequence ATGTTTAAGCGTGTATTGCTGAAAATTTCCGGTGAAGCGTTGGCTGCCGGTCGCGGCTTTGGTGTGGATGCGGTGTTTATTCACCAGGTGGCTGCAGAGATCGCGGACGTTGCGCGTAGTGGCTGCCAGGTTGGCGTCGTTGTGGGTGGCGGCAACTTCTTCCGCGGTGTGGCCGAGCAGGCCGTTGGCATGGACCGCGTTGCGGCTGATCACATGGGAATGCTTTCGACGGTGATCAACGCGATTGCGTTGCAGGATGCCATTGAGAAGGCCGGGCTGCCGACACGCGTGATGAGCGCGATCGAGATGCACGAGGTCGCAGAGCCTTACATTCGCCGCCGCGCGATTCGTCATTTGGAGAAGGGCCGCGTGGTGATCTTTGCTGCCGGTACAGGCAATCCTTACTTCTCGACCGATACGGCTGCAAGCCTGCGTGCGATGGAGATTGGCGCGGACGTGCTGCTGAAGGCGACCTCGGTGGACGGCATCTACTCGGCTGATCCGAAGAAGGACCCAGACGCGACGAAGTTCGAGACGATCAGCTACATGGACATCATCAAGCTTGGTTTGAAGGTGATGGATACCTCGGCTGTCAGCATGTGCAAGGACAACGGGATGCCGATGATTATCTTCTCCATGCGTGAAACAGGTAACATTCTCCGCGTGGTGAATGAAGAGAAGCTGGGTACGCTTGTGACGGCGGAGTAG
- a CDS encoding glycoside hydrolase family 88 protein — protein MHKAVWALAILSSAAPAAFSQTAVAVDPHAAGAAMAATVQTKWPAAVIPEAHKPGAMTYEVGTLLDGMAAMAEATGDPKDFAYVKAAVDRWVMPDGTVRSGANKPFSASNHALDDFEPGRAIVYVWRRTHDPRYRKAATEMIDGLKPQPRTPEGGYWHKQIYPQQMWLDGAYMAEPFRASYAAEFGPASEFDDIAKQFMLMAEHTYDPKTGLLRHGWDSAHTQPWADKTTGQSQEAWARAMGWYVMALVDSLPYFPAEHPARPAMIARLKQLMDAVVKYQDPQTGLWWDVLDKGSREGNFRETSASAMFVYALAKGVRLGYLPKSDLKPAHYAWNGLVKTFVTKEPDGNVVLHGTVKVSGLGGKPYRAGDYAYYIHEPVGDDDAKGVGAFLLAASEISRAPSQPQKHRPKHSSAGHDAAPTKP, from the coding sequence ATGCATAAGGCCGTTTGGGCGCTGGCGATTCTATCTTCGGCTGCACCAGCGGCCTTTTCGCAGACTGCTGTAGCTGTCGATCCCCATGCTGCGGGCGCGGCGATGGCCGCGACGGTGCAGACGAAGTGGCCTGCAGCGGTGATCCCAGAGGCGCACAAGCCCGGTGCGATGACCTACGAGGTGGGCACGCTGTTGGACGGCATGGCCGCGATGGCGGAGGCGACCGGAGACCCGAAGGACTTTGCGTATGTGAAGGCGGCGGTCGATCGCTGGGTGATGCCGGATGGCACGGTGCGCTCGGGGGCGAACAAGCCGTTCTCGGCCAGCAACCATGCTCTGGATGACTTTGAACCGGGGCGTGCCATTGTGTATGTCTGGCGACGGACGCATGATCCTCGCTATCGCAAGGCCGCTACGGAGATGATCGACGGGCTGAAGCCGCAGCCGCGCACGCCTGAAGGTGGCTACTGGCACAAGCAGATTTATCCGCAGCAGATGTGGCTTGACGGAGCGTACATGGCGGAGCCGTTCCGCGCGTCGTACGCAGCGGAGTTTGGCCCGGCGAGCGAGTTCGACGATATTGCCAAGCAGTTCATGCTGATGGCCGAGCATACGTATGACCCGAAGACGGGTCTGCTGCGGCACGGATGGGACTCGGCACACACGCAGCCGTGGGCGGATAAGACGACCGGGCAGTCGCAGGAGGCGTGGGCGCGTGCGATGGGCTGGTATGTGATGGCGCTGGTGGATTCGCTGCCGTACTTCCCCGCAGAGCACCCGGCGCGACCGGCGATGATTGCTCGCCTGAAGCAGTTGATGGATGCGGTGGTGAAGTATCAGGACCCGCAGACGGGTTTGTGGTGGGATGTGCTCGACAAGGGATCGCGCGAAGGCAACTTCCGCGAGACCTCGGCGAGCGCGATGTTTGTATACGCGCTGGCCAAGGGCGTTCGGTTGGGATACCTGCCGAAGAGCGATCTAAAGCCTGCACACTATGCGTGGAACGGCCTGGTGAAGACCTTTGTGACGAAGGAACCCGATGGCAACGTCGTGTTGCACGGCACGGTGAAGGTCAGCGGGTTAGGCGGCAAGCCTTATCGTGCGGGTGACTATGCGTACTACATCCACGAGCCGGTAGGCGACGATGATGCCAAGGGCGTCGGCGCGTTTCTGCTGGCTGCCAGCGAGATCAGCCGCGCGCCGTCGCAACCGCAGAAGCATCGGCCGAAGCACTCTTCTGCCGGGCACGATGCCGCTCCCACCAAGCCTTAA
- a CDS encoding acyltransferase: MNTYAPTSTGEPAAALQPKPKLARKPALPALTGLRTLLALTIVLFHFTPSGLRWNAHPWLSLYPLIDIGYVFVSFFFLISGFILAYNYADRPQPLNALDFWVARFSRLYPVYLLTMIVSIPMLFTEFHVRSLKDFWEGTLATPLLIQGFFPNLATFWMTVTWTLSCEVALYILFPWLMRLQWPRSASKLTAMALGLWAVGLIPHMLYIWLNPDHLPGMADRYSGGFWIQFLKFTPLPYLCTFLAGLTLGRLQDALKFQVRGRMIAGLIGFTAVWFVAYHLADKLPYIMIHGGLLSPLFALIILGLSGPSPLASVFAIRPLVAVGTSTYCLYLLHFNVFMLIHQYKVPERLHVAKLDPWISYVFVVAFAMAVRRWVEHPMQLVIKAWWERHRARQKSASADASAVATARG; encoded by the coding sequence ATGAATACTTACGCTCCGACCTCGACCGGCGAACCCGCAGCCGCACTCCAGCCTAAGCCGAAACTCGCACGCAAGCCCGCTCTGCCTGCCCTCACCGGCCTGCGCACGCTGCTGGCGCTCACCATCGTGCTCTTCCACTTCACGCCCTCAGGGCTGCGCTGGAACGCCCATCCGTGGCTCTCGCTCTATCCGCTGATCGACATCGGCTACGTCTTCGTCAGCTTTTTCTTTCTCATCTCTGGCTTCATCCTCGCGTATAACTACGCCGACCGCCCCCAGCCGCTCAACGCGCTGGACTTCTGGGTCGCGCGCTTCTCGCGGCTTTACCCCGTCTATCTGCTGACCATGATCGTCAGCATCCCCATGCTCTTCACCGAGTTCCACGTCCGCTCGCTGAAGGACTTCTGGGAAGGCACCCTCGCTACACCGCTGCTCATTCAGGGCTTCTTCCCCAACCTCGCCACCTTCTGGATGACCGTCACCTGGACCCTGAGCTGCGAGGTCGCGCTCTACATCCTCTTCCCGTGGTTGATGCGTCTACAGTGGCCGCGCTCCGCCAGCAAGCTGACCGCCATGGCGCTTGGCCTGTGGGCCGTCGGACTCATTCCCCACATGCTCTACATCTGGCTCAACCCGGACCACCTGCCGGGCATGGCCGATCGTTACTCCGGCGGCTTCTGGATTCAGTTCCTCAAGTTCACGCCGCTGCCCTACCTCTGCACCTTCCTCGCAGGGCTCACGCTAGGCCGCCTGCAGGACGCGCTGAAGTTTCAGGTTCGCGGACGCATGATCGCTGGCCTCATCGGCTTCACTGCCGTCTGGTTCGTCGCCTACCACCTGGCCGACAAACTGCCGTACATCATGATCCACGGCGGTCTGCTCTCACCGCTCTTCGCGCTCATCATCCTCGGACTCTCGGGCCCCAGCCCGCTAGCCAGCGTCTTCGCCATCCGCCCGCTGGTTGCCGTCGGCACCTCGACGTACTGCCTCTATCTGCTGCACTTCAACGTCTTCATGCTCATCCACCAGTACAAAGTGCCGGAGAGGCTGCACGTTGCGAAGCTCGATCCGTGGATCAGCTACGTCTTCGTCGTTGCGTTTGCTATGGCCGTACGCCGCTGGGTAGAACACCCCATGCAGCTTGTCATTAAGGCTTGGTGGGAGCGGCATCGTGCCCGGCAGAAGAGTGCTTCGGCCGATGCTTCTGCGGTTGCGACGGCGCGCGGCTGA
- a CDS encoding DUF4230 domain-containing protein → MDRLQHKSHAAGSRLSLPEHRYTETMSTGYDNYRSNRRGTGIMFGIVLAVLLGASLLGAFVHHARSGLAGKLASLITGRPINLITAPTVVERIQGLNRLESVVYSLDTIVEGNESSPLLPDALAGDRLLLIVHGQTIAGVDLSKLKPEDVQITESSDGRSVHITLPPSEVFLTSIDNAHTRVYERSTGLLVRADPNLESITRQKAQAQLQEAALSDGILDAASKNARATLSTLLHGLGFSHVEIR, encoded by the coding sequence ATGGATCGCCTGCAACATAAGAGCCACGCCGCAGGCAGCCGGTTGTCTCTTCCCGAGCATCGATACACTGAGACCATGAGCACGGGATACGACAACTATCGCAGCAATCGACGCGGCACAGGAATCATGTTCGGCATCGTGCTGGCCGTCCTCCTCGGAGCCTCCCTGCTCGGAGCCTTCGTACACCACGCGCGCTCCGGCCTCGCGGGCAAGCTCGCCTCGCTCATCACCGGCAGGCCCATCAACCTCATCACCGCTCCCACCGTCGTCGAACGCATCCAGGGCCTCAATCGCCTGGAGTCCGTCGTCTACTCGCTCGATACCATCGTCGAAGGCAATGAGTCTTCCCCGCTGCTGCCCGACGCCCTCGCAGGCGACCGCCTGCTGCTCATCGTCCACGGACAGACCATCGCCGGCGTCGACCTCTCCAAGCTGAAGCCAGAGGACGTGCAAATCACCGAGTCCAGCGATGGCCGCTCCGTACACATCACGCTACCGCCCAGCGAAGTCTTCCTCACCTCCATCGACAACGCGCACACCCGCGTCTACGAACGCTCCACGGGCCTGCTCGTCCGAGCCGACCCGAACCTTGAGAGCATCACCCGGCAAAAGGCGCAGGCTCAGTTGCAGGAAGCCGCTCTCAGCGACGGCATCCTCGACGCCGCCAGCAAGAACGCCCGGGCCACGCTAAGCACCCTGCTCCACGGCCTCGGATTCAGCCACGTCGAGATCCGCTAG